One Phoenix dactylifera cultivar Barhee BC4 chromosome 14, palm_55x_up_171113_PBpolish2nd_filt_p, whole genome shotgun sequence DNA window includes the following coding sequences:
- the LOC103720523 gene encoding 2-oxoisovalerate dehydrogenase subunit alpha 2, mitochondrial isoform X2, with product MAIWFLRSRLAHHLGQRIGSLDALKLSSWASSLHPWIPPSLDSSDDRYASKFLRNPMDLYAARRFRSAKAQESVPVVTDGSNQVMDFPGGKVMFVPELRFLAESPGERISCYRILDDDGKTISGSSFQEVSKEIALKMYSDMVTLQIMDTIFYEAQRQGRISFYLTTIGEEAINIASAAALTIDDIVFPQYREPGVLLWRGFTLQEFANQCFGNKLDYGKGRQMPIHYGSNRLNYFTVSSPIATQVPHAVGAAYSLKMDKKHACAVTYFGDGGTSEGDFHAALNFAAVMEVPVIFFCRNNGWAISTPTAEQFRSDGAVIRGQAYGIRSIRVDGNDALAVYSAVHAAREMAIRESRPILVEALTYRVGHHSTSDDSTKYRPVDEIEHWRTARDPVSRYRKWIERNGWWCDDAESELRSNVRKELLHAVQVAERMDKPPLAELFTDVYDQVPSNLREQERLLTELIKQHPGDYPPEVPV from the exons ATGGCTATCTGGTTCCTGAGGTCGAGGTTAGCCCATCATCTTGGACAAAGGATTGGTTCTTTGGATGCTCTGAAACTGAGCTCTTGGGCTTCATCTCTGCACCCATGGATTCCTCCTTCCCTGGATAGCAGCGATGATAGATACGCTTCGAAGTTTCTGAGGAATCCAATGGATCTTTATGCAGCTCGGCGTTTCAGGTCGGCGAAAGCTCAAGAGAGTGTGCCGGTGGTGACTGATGGCAGTAATCAG GTCATGGATTTTCCTGGTGGAAAGGTTATGTTTGTTCCTGAACTTAGATTCCTAGCCGAGTCTCCAGGAGAGCGAATCAGCTGCTAccgtattcttgatgatgatggaaAGACAATCTCTGGCAGCAGTTTCCAAGAG GTCAGCAAGGAAATTGCTCTGAAAATGTACAGTGACATGGTCACCCTACAAATTATGGATACTATATTCTATGAAGCTCAGAGGCAAGGAAGAATCTCCTTCTATCTTACCACGATCGGAGAAGAAGCCATAAATATTGCATCAGCTGCTGCCCTCACGATCGATGATATTGTCTTTCCACAG TACAGGGAACCTGGTGTCCTTCTATGGCGTGGCTTCACCTTGCAAGAATTTGCAAACCAGTGCTTTGGCAACAAGTTAGATTACGGTAAAGGGCGACAGATGCCAATACATTATGGATCTAACCGGCTGAATTACTTCACGGTGTCGTCACCAATAGC TACGCAGGTACCTCATGCTGTTGGAGCTGCTTATTCCCTTAAGATGGACAAGAAACATGCTTGTGCTGTCACTTATTTTGGAGATGGTGGCACTAGCGAG GGAGATTTCCATGCTGCATTAAATTTTGCTGCTGTAATGGAGGTCCCAGTCATCTTCTTCTGCCGTAACAATGGTTGGGCCATCAGTACTCCTACAGCAGAACAGTTTCGAA GTGATGGTGCTGTGATTCGTGGTCAAGCATATGGTATTCGGAGTATCCGTGTAGATGGGAATGATGCTCTTGCTGTTTATAGTGCAGTCCATGCAGCCCGTGAGATGGCCATAAGGGAAAGCAGGCCTATTTTAGTTGAG GCACTTACGTATAGAGTGGGACATCACTCCACATCAGATGACTCCACCAAGTACCGACCTGTCGATGAGATCGAACACTGGAGAACAGCACGAGATCCTGTCTCCAGGTATCGAAAATGGATTGAAAGAAATGGCTGGTGGTGTGATGATGCTGAATCTGAACTTAGAAGCAATGTCAGGAAGGAG CTATTGCATGCGGTTCAGGTTGCAGAAAGAATGGATAAACCACCTCTTGCTGAGCTATTCACAGATGTTTATGATCAAGTTCCTTCCAACCTTCGTGAGCAAGAAAGGTTGCTTACAGAATTGATCAAGCAGCACCCTGGAGACTACCCACCTGAAGTACCTGTTTAG
- the LOC103720523 gene encoding 2-oxoisovalerate dehydrogenase subunit alpha 2, mitochondrial isoform X1, with protein MALSLARSRLAHHLGQKMASLVSSLQLWNPLPLELVGGFSSNPINGCLDRRFASIKAESAAAVDDHRCYQVMDFPGGKVMFVPELRFLAESPGERISCYRILDDDGKTISGSSFQEVSKEIALKMYSDMVTLQIMDTIFYEAQRQGRISFYLTTIGEEAINIASAAALTIDDIVFPQYREPGVLLWRGFTLQEFANQCFGNKLDYGKGRQMPIHYGSNRLNYFTVSSPIATQVPHAVGAAYSLKMDKKHACAVTYFGDGGTSEGDFHAALNFAAVMEVPVIFFCRNNGWAISTPTAEQFRSDGAVIRGQAYGIRSIRVDGNDALAVYSAVHAAREMAIRESRPILVEALTYRVGHHSTSDDSTKYRPVDEIEHWRTARDPVSRYRKWIERNGWWCDDAESELRSNVRKELLHAVQVAERMDKPPLAELFTDVYDQVPSNLREQERLLTELIKQHPGDYPPEVPV; from the exons ATGGCTTTGTCGCTCGCGAGATCAAGATTAGCCCATCATCTTGGGCAGAAGATGGCTTCTTTGGTTTCGTCTCTCCAACTCTGGAATCCGCTGCCTTTGGAACTGGTTGGTGGGTTTTCGAGCAATCCGATAAATGGTTGCTTGGATCGTCGTTTCGCATCGATCAAGGCCGAGAGTGCGGCGGCTGTGGATGATCACCGCTGCTatcag GTCATGGATTTTCCTGGTGGAAAGGTTATGTTTGTTCCTGAACTTAGATTCCTAGCCGAGTCTCCAGGAGAGCGAATCAGCTGCTAccgtattcttgatgatgatggaaAGACAATCTCTGGCAGCAGTTTCCAAGAG GTCAGCAAGGAAATTGCTCTGAAAATGTACAGTGACATGGTCACCCTACAAATTATGGATACTATATTCTATGAAGCTCAGAGGCAAGGAAGAATCTCCTTCTATCTTACCACGATCGGAGAAGAAGCCATAAATATTGCATCAGCTGCTGCCCTCACGATCGATGATATTGTCTTTCCACAG TACAGGGAACCTGGTGTCCTTCTATGGCGTGGCTTCACCTTGCAAGAATTTGCAAACCAGTGCTTTGGCAACAAGTTAGATTACGGTAAAGGGCGACAGATGCCAATACATTATGGATCTAACCGGCTGAATTACTTCACGGTGTCGTCACCAATAGC TACGCAGGTACCTCATGCTGTTGGAGCTGCTTATTCCCTTAAGATGGACAAGAAACATGCTTGTGCTGTCACTTATTTTGGAGATGGTGGCACTAGCGAG GGAGATTTCCATGCTGCATTAAATTTTGCTGCTGTAATGGAGGTCCCAGTCATCTTCTTCTGCCGTAACAATGGTTGGGCCATCAGTACTCCTACAGCAGAACAGTTTCGAA GTGATGGTGCTGTGATTCGTGGTCAAGCATATGGTATTCGGAGTATCCGTGTAGATGGGAATGATGCTCTTGCTGTTTATAGTGCAGTCCATGCAGCCCGTGAGATGGCCATAAGGGAAAGCAGGCCTATTTTAGTTGAG GCACTTACGTATAGAGTGGGACATCACTCCACATCAGATGACTCCACCAAGTACCGACCTGTCGATGAGATCGAACACTGGAGAACAGCACGAGATCCTGTCTCCAGGTATCGAAAATGGATTGAAAGAAATGGCTGGTGGTGTGATGATGCTGAATCTGAACTTAGAAGCAATGTCAGGAAGGAG CTATTGCATGCGGTTCAGGTTGCAGAAAGAATGGATAAACCACCTCTTGCTGAGCTATTCACAGATGTTTATGATCAAGTTCCTTCCAACCTTCGTGAGCAAGAAAGGTTGCTTACAGAATTGATCAAGCAGCACCCTGGAGACTACCCACCTGAAGTACCTGTTTAG